Within the Natranaeroarchaeum sulfidigenes genome, the region GGGGTACTTCGCGTTCGACGTCTACGAACGGTACGCGGAGCCGCTCGGTGGGGAAACGCTGACACGGATCGCCGACATGGCGGTCGATCACGGGATTGCCGTGATCGCTGGAAGTATCGTCGAGGATCTGGCAGCGACCGAGACGGCATCGACGCCAGCCGAGTCCGGGCTCGCCAACACGACCGTGTTCTTCGACCAGGAGGGCGAACGGCAGGGGATCTATCGCAAACGCCACCTCTTTGGCTACGACTCCGCGGAGGCCGATCTCCTGGTGCCCGGGGAGCGTGACACCGTTGTCGAGTTCAAGGGATTTAGCGTCGGGATGACGACCTGTTATGACCTGCGGTTTCCCGAACAGTTCCGGCGGCTCACCGAGGCGGGCGCGACGCTCGTGGTCGTGCCCAGCGCGTGGCCGTATCCGCGAGTGGAACACTGGGAGACGCTCTCGCGTGCCCGTGCGATCGAAAACCAGCAGTACATCGCCACGATCAACGGCGCGGGCTCCTTCGACGATGCGACGCTTCTCGGTCGCTCGACGGTGTACGATCCGTGGGGAACGACGCTTGCGTCCTCTGATGATGATCCCGCGCTGGTAATCGCCGAGCTCGACCCGAGTACCGTCGAGCGCGTGCGGGAGGAGTTCCCCGCCCTCCGGGATCGACGCCAGTGACGGAACCGTAGATTTATACGGCGTTGACCCAAAAGACTGTTGCTGGCAGCACGACGCTTTTCACGTCGCGCCAGCAATCAACGCTCGTCGCGCTCGACCCGTCCACGCCGGGGCCATCCTAGGTGGCTCCGGTACTACGGCCTCGACTCCACCCCTCTCACTTTCGAGACCGCCAGCCCCGGCTACTCCTCGCTCGTTTTGATGTCCGCCGAGAGCCCCTGTGCCATCTCGATCCCTTTGCTATTGTTCAGCGTCCATGCAGTCCGATCGGTCACCGACTCGATCACCTCGCGGGCGCTCGGTGATCCCGTGCCCGACTTCTTTACCCCGCCGAAGGGGAGCTGGACCTCCGCGCCGATACATGGAAGGTTGGCGTACGCAAGCCCGACTTCCGCTCGATCCC harbors:
- a CDS encoding carbon-nitrogen family hydrolase; this translates as MKLALAQIEIEAAAIEGNRRRAESAIERAASQGADLVALPEIFNVGYFAFDVYERYAEPLGGETLTRIADMAVDHGIAVIAGSIVEDLAATETASTPAESGLANTTVFFDQEGERQGIYRKRHLFGYDSAEADLLVPGERDTVVEFKGFSVGMTTCYDLRFPEQFRRLTEAGATLVVVPSAWPYPRVEHWETLSRARAIENQQYIATINGAGSFDDATLLGRSTVYDPWGTTLASSDDDPALVIAELDPSTVERVREEFPALRDRRQ